Proteins encoded in a region of the Mycobacterium branderi genome:
- a CDS encoding SDR family NAD(P)-dependent oxidoreductase yields the protein MGGRLEGKVAIVTGAGSGIGKAIATAYRKEGASVIVADVSGAEESTAKTLGDKALAVHVDVSRSTNIEEMVRTAVDTFGSLHILCSCAAVPGDPAPLAEYTDEQLERVIGINLKGTFLAMRAALPEIVKSGGGSIINIASTQALVAFPETSGYAATKGGVVALSRVAAAEYGPAGVRVNVICPGLTDTPMLRGFEKAAPPGALERVNAITPLGRVAQPEEIANAAVFLASDEASYISGVVLPVDGAYTAV from the coding sequence ATGGGGGGTCGTCTTGAGGGCAAGGTAGCGATAGTGACGGGCGCCGGTTCTGGTATCGGAAAGGCGATCGCTACCGCTTATCGCAAAGAGGGCGCTAGCGTCATAGTCGCAGACGTGTCGGGTGCCGAAGAATCAACGGCAAAAACTCTTGGTGATAAGGCATTGGCCGTACACGTCGATGTGTCTCGCTCGACGAACATAGAAGAAATGGTCCGAACTGCTGTCGACACCTTTGGTTCGCTTCATATTCTTTGCAGCTGCGCTGCAGTGCCCGGCGATCCCGCTCCCCTCGCTGAGTACACCGATGAGCAGTTGGAGCGTGTGATCGGCATCAACCTCAAGGGAACGTTCCTCGCAATGCGGGCTGCGTTGCCCGAGATCGTGAAATCAGGAGGTGGCTCGATCATCAATATCGCCTCAACTCAAGCACTTGTGGCGTTTCCCGAGACTTCCGGTTATGCGGCCACTAAGGGCGGCGTTGTGGCGCTCAGTCGGGTCGCCGCAGCCGAGTACGGGCCCGCTGGCGTGAGGGTCAATGTAATCTGTCCGGGCCTGACAGACACGCCGATGCTGCGCGGTTTCGAGAAAGCCGCCCCTCCTGGGGCCCTCGAACGAGTGAACGCTATAACCCCGCTCGGCCGTGTAGCCCAACCCGAGGAGATAGCCAATGCCGCCGTCTTCCTGGCCTCCGATGAG